GTTCTTCGATCGGGCGGCGACGTTTTCTCTCGTCATCCCGGCGGAAATCGCAAATGTGTAATGCGTTAGCATTGCGCGATTTCCGGGAAGGGACCTTCGGCGGGAGGGCCGTATCCAAGCACTGACGAGAAGTGCGGGAGAGTTTCCCATTGTTCCGCTCAGCTTGTTCGGCAGCGGAGGCTCGCGGTTCTGCCGAAGGGGACTTCTTACCGGTGAGGGCCTGAGGAGCCCTCACCGCCGAAGTGACGTCGTTATTGAATTGGACAAAGTGCCCGGGCTTAGGCCGAGGGTGCATCCTGCAGCGGGAAAAGGCGCCTTGCGGCGGCGCGGAAGCGCCGCCGCAAGGCATAATAAAACAGTGTGCGTTGGCAGGCGCGCAGTGCCTGCCAACGCACACATCTCTCCGGGAGGACGCGAAGGGCTTTTCTCAGCCTATCATTCGCCGGACTCGGGCTGCCTGGTATTAAACTGGTCTCTGTAGATGCTGCAGCAGATGATGATATAGATGATGATGCAGACTACCACGATCAGGGTCTGCTTGAGATAGCCTGCGAACGCGCATATCAGGCCTCCCAGCAGGAGCAGTACGCTGCAGCCCTGACAGGAGCTTTCTTTGGAGCCGACTATTGCGCCTATCAGTATCACTGCAGCCAGGATGGAGATCAGCTCCCACAGGAGCATGTGCCCTATGTCGGCCGTGATGTGTTCGGAGTCGGGGCTGAAGACGGCCAGCAGCAATGAGGGCACCGCGATCAGCATCAGCGCGCCGGATCCGGCGGCGAGCCAGGCTCTGTTGGCCGCAGCCCTGCGCTGCTCTTCCGCGAGAGAGATCTGCTGCCACTCTGCCACCCGGCCTTGATACGACGCTCCTTCGCCCAGCTTTTCCAAAAGGGCTGTGACCGTCAGGTCCAGCCCGCAATTCGGGCAGCTGCGCATATTCCGGGAGATCTGCGCCCGGCACTCGGGGCAGGTCCTTTGGCTGTAGCAGTCCCGTAAGTCGAGGATAGGTTTGTCTGCCATGCGTTTGAGAGTGTGTGAGCTTGGGGTGGGCGGGGCGGCCCGGAGGCTTTGTTATCCGCCCTTCAGGTTCCGGAGGGCTTCGTCGTTGTTGGCGATGACCATGGCTGCCTTGGAGCAGGACTCCAGCTCGGCGCAGGAACCGCAGGTGGGGAGCTGCTTTTCCATGGCGCATTTGCGTATGGGGCACAGCTCGCTGCAGTAGTGGAACTTGACGCCCTCTGTCCGGCAGCCCTCGCAGTTGATGTATTCGGGCAGGATGGTCACGTTGTTCATCCTGCTCCATTCTTCGGCAGTCTTGCGGCGCAGCTCGTCGTCGTTGTTTTTGGTGGCGATATAGGCGTCGCACTTTTTGCAGTCAAGGCCGCAGCAGGCTATAAATTTGTTCATGATATTCTCCTGTGATGGTGATATACGGTGTGCTCGGCTTCAGCGCCGGCGGGGGAAGTGCAGCCAGCCGAGCCTGTTCTTTCTGTGGTGTTCGATGGTGTATCTGACCAGATAGCCGACGAAATCGTCCCTGCTCCTGAAGCCCTGGGGGATGGTCACATAGGTGTACCATGCTCCGGGATAATCCCACTTCTCCTCAAAAAAGGCTTCCGGGGGATAGGGGTCAAGGATCTCCTCTATCCCGGGGTCCCTGATCCTCGCCTTTTCCAGAGCCTCCTTGTGTATGGCGTCTCTGAATCTGGCGGCGTCCTTCAGGTCGCGTTCGGTGTATGGGGGCATGTTGTCTCCTCTCTGTGATCGCCGGCGCAAGAGTCCGCCGGTCCGCAGTCCGGCCAAAGGCCCGGGACCTGCAATTTCATTATAGCATATCCGGGGCAAAAACGGCCCGGCAGGCCCGGATGGTGATATAATAAAGAAAAAGAACGCTGTATATCGGGGAGTGACTGTATATGCTGCAGCTGAAACAGGAGACCATAGCGCTGCTGGAGGACATAGAGCGGCGGATCGATCCGGACGCGGAGGACCGTCTGGACGCGGACTGGCTCGCCTTTCTGCGGGGTGAATATGAGGGGGATATCTTCCGGCCCCGCAGGGACCGGGTCTCTCCGCCGGGGACGCCTCTTGCTCCCGTCAACATCAACGACGCCCTGGAGGACCCGGAGACTATGCTCACCGGCGAGATGCAGACCGTGTCCCGGGCTCTGGGGTCCGAGGGACTGAATCTGGCTGTGCGGGCCAACTACGGCACCGCCATTCTGGCTTCGCTCTTCGGGGCCGAGATCTTTGTGATGCCCAGAGAATACAACACCCTGCCCACTGCCCGGTCCTTCGGAGATACGGACCGTATCAGAGAGATCGTGGAGGCGGGGGCGCCGGATTTGGACCGGGGTCTGGGAGAGCGGGTATTCCTGTGCGGGGAGCTCTTCAGGGAGATAGGGGAGCGGTATCCCCGGATAGGGAGCCGGGTCACCGTGTATCATCCGGATCTGCAGGGGCCTCTGGACATCTGCGAGCTCATGTGGGGAGGGGACATGTTCTACGCCATGTATGACGAGCCTGAGCTGGTCCACGCCTTCATGAGCCTCATCACCGACGCCTATATACGCTTTATGGAAAAGTGGTTCCGGCTGTTTCCCTGCGGCGTGGAGATGAATGCCCACTGGGTCAGCCTGCGCCACCGGGGCCGGCTGTGCCTGCGCTGCGACAGCGCCATGAACCTGTCTCCGGCGCTCTACGAGGAATTTGCCGTGCCCTATGACAGGATACTGCTGCAGCGCTTTGGGGGCGGCATCATGCATTTTTGCGGCAGGGGAGACCACTATATTTCCCTGCTTTGCGCTCAGCCCGGGCTCACCGGGGTGAACATGTCTCAGCCCCATCTCAACGATATGGAGGTCATCTACCGCAACACAGTGGACCTGGGCATCCTCCTGCTGGGCTTTCCCGCGGACCGGGCGGCGGAGGATGCGGGCAGAGGCTTTCACCACCTGATGCAGGTGTGAGGCGCAAGGGACCGAGGGGCGCAATGAGGGGCCTCCGTCCTGTGACGCATGACGGTCCCGATGTGGTATAATAGAGGTGTAAAGCCGGGGTCTTCGGGGACTTGCGGCAAAAGGGAGGCCCGGAATATGAACATACTCATCATCGACGCTCAGGGAGGCGGCATAGGCAGACAGCTGATAGCCGCGGTCCGGGAGGCGCTGCCCGAGGCCCGGATCACTGCCGTGGGCACCAATTCCGCTGCCACCGCCAACATGCTGAGAGCCGGGGCTCACGAGGCCGCCACCGGCGAAAACCCGGTGACTGTCTGCTGCGCCAGGGCGGACGTCATAGCGGGGCCCGCGGGCATAATCATGGCTGACGCCATGCTGGGGGAGATCACTCCCCGGATGGCTCTGGCGGTGGCTCAGAGCCGGGCGCAAAAGGTGCTGCTGCCCTTCAATCAGTGCGGCACAGTGATAGTGGGCGTCACCGAAAAAAGCATGGGGGCTCTGGTGCAGTCCGCCGCCGATGAAATAAAGCGCCTGGCGGAAAAAATCGTTGACAAAAACCGGCCCTCGGGTATATAATAAGGTTGTATGAGTCCGGCATGAAGCCGGCGCCGGCGCCGAAGCGCCGCAGTATGCAGATATTATCGTATCGCGTTCGCGAAGACGCGGGGCGTGCGCGCCCGCGCCTTTTTCGTAAAACGCGCGGGAAACATGTATTTACGGAGGATCATTATGGCATGTTTTTTGGTATCCGCTGCCGAAGCGGTAGTTGCGACCGTTGCCTGTAAGGTGATGGAGAAAAAAGAAAAGTCCGACAAGAAGCACGGGGGCATTCCCTTTTCCGTCAAGCTGGGTTGGCTCAGAAATATGCTGTGGGGCGGCACCGCTCTGCTGGCCTTTGAGCACGTGTGGCACGGCGAGGTGACTCCCTGGGCCCCGTTCCTGACGGCCATGAGCGATCCGGCGGACACGGCGGAGATGCTGGGTGAGATGTCCACGGTAGGCGTCAGTATGGCCTGCCTGGTCACCGGCGTGTGGCTGGTGATGCTGGGCGTCAGCGCGGTCATCGAAAAGAGAGCGGCCAAGCGAGTCGAAGCAGAAGGGTAAGAGCCATGACTCTGCTGATCTGCGTGCTTGCAGCTGTGGCTTCCACCATAGTCTGGTATTCGTCGGAGGAAAGCCGGATCATGAGATCGGCTGTGCTCATGTGGATGTTCTGGGGAGCCTCCCTCATGTGGCTCATAGACGCCGTGTTCGAATACAGAGAGCTGGGAGCCGAGTATTTTACTCCCGCCATACCCGATATGGTAAACGACGCCTTCCTGGGGCTTTCCGTAGTGGCTCTGGGGCTGGTGATATGGGTCGTCGTGTTTTTGATCGCGGACCCGAAGGGAGTCATCAGAAAGACCGTAGTCAAAGAGTAACCCCCGAAAGGGTATGCGGACGGCATTTTGCCGTCCGTTTTTTTTATTCGAGCTCCAATCGATAGACGTAGTCGTCCATAAAAAAGCCGCCGCCTATGTCTATCTTCTCCGGGCGGAGTATCTCAAAGCCCATGCGCTCATAGGCAAAGCGGGACTCGTTGCGCTTGTTGACGTTCAGCTCGATGGCCGTCAGCCCCTGCTTCCTGGCCTCCACGGCGATAAAGCCGATGATCTGCCGCCCATAGCCTCTGCGCCGCTCCTGCCGATAGAGATAAAACTTGCTCAGATACATGGCGGAGCCTCTGGGGTATATGGCAAAAAAGCCCACCTGTCTGTCTCCGTCCAGCGCGAAGAAATACCTGTATCCCTCCGCCAGCTGCTTTGCTATGGCCGCCTCGCTCTGAAATCTGGCCAGCATGTAGTCGTTCTGCTCTTTGCCTATCAGGGGGTCGTAGTATTCCCTGACGATGTCGGTGGCCATGCGGGACATCTGCCGTATCCCCTCCGTGTCCTCCGCCGTCAGTTCCCTCACTTTCATTGTCTGCTCTCCCGTGAATGTCTGTGATTTGTGTAAAAGCGCCTTATGCCCCTGCCGTATCCGGGCGGGCAAAAAAGCCACCGGCTCCGGAGACGTCCGGGGCCGGTGTGTCTTCTGTGTGTGGGGCAGGCTTACATCATGCCGCCCATGCCGCCGGGCATGCCCATGCCGCCGCCCATGCCGCCTGCGGGCATAGGAGGAACGGGCTCGGGTATCTCGGTGATCACGCACTCGGTGGTCAGCAGCAGAGCCGCTATGGACGCTGCGTTCTCCAGAGTGGTGCGCACCACCTTGGTAGGATCGATGATGCCGCTGTCTATCATATTGACGTATTCGCACTTGGCTGCGTCAAAGCCCATGTTCTTGTCGTCGAAGGACTTGATCTTGTTGATGATGACGCTGCCCTCCAGACCTGCGTTCTCCACTATCTTGCGGAGAGGAGCCTCCAGAGCCTTTCTCACGATGTTGACGCCGATCATCTCGTCCCGATCCAGCTCTATGGCGTCCAGAGCGGACTCGGCGTTGAGCATGGTGACTCCGCCGCCGGGGACTATGCCTTCCAGGGCCGCTGCCTTGGTGGCTGCCAGAGCGTCTTCGATGCGGCTCTTCTTTTCCTTGAGCTCGGTCTCGGTGGAAGCGCCTACCTTGATGACGGCTACGCCGCCGGCCAGCTTGGCCTTGCGCTCCTGCAGCTTTTCTCTGTCATAGTTGGAGGTGGAGCGGTCGTACTCGCCCTGTATCTGGCTGATCCTGCCCTTGACGGCGGAGGAATCGCCGGCGCCCTCTATGATGGTGGTCTTGTCCTTGGTGATCTTCACGGACTTGGCCCGGCCCAGCATGCTGATGTCCAGGCTTTCCAGCTTCATGCCCAGGTCCTCGGTGATGAACTGGCCGCCGGTGAGGATGGCTATGTCTTCCATCATGGCCTTGCGTCTGTCGCCAAAGCCGGGGGCCTTGACTGCGGCCACGTTCAGGGTGCCGCGGAGCTTGTTGACTACCAGGGCAGCCAGGGCTTCACCGTCCACGTCCTCGGCGATGATGACCAGAGGGCGTCCCATCTGCACTATCTTTTCCAGAATGGGCAGGATGTCGTTGACTGCGGATATCTTTTTCTCAAAGAGCAGGATAAAGGGCTCTTCCATCACGGCTTCCATTCTCTCGGCGTCCGTGACCATGTAGGGGGAGATGTAGCCCTTGTCGAACTGCATGCCTTCCACCCAGTCCATGGTGGTCTCGGTGCCCTTGCTCTCTTCGACGGTGATGACTCCGTCGTTGCCCACCTTGTCCATAGCGTCGGCGACTATCTTGCCGATCTCTTCGGAGTTGGCGGAGATGGCCGCTACCTGCTCGATGGAGCTGCGGTCGGTGACCTCTACTGCCTGGGCCTTGATGGCCTCTACCACGGCGGCGGTGGCCTTTTCGATGCCCCGCTTGATGGCCATGGGGTTGGTGCCGGCGGCCACGTTCTTGAAGCCCTCTCTGATAATGGCCTGGGCCAGGACGGTGGCTGTGGTGGTGCCGTCGCCGGCCACGTCGTTGGTCTTGGAGCTGACTTCTCTCACCAGCTGGGCACCCACGTTCTCAAAGCGGTCCTCCACCTCTATCTCCTTGGCGATGGTGACGCCGTCGTTGATGATGAGGGGGCTGCCGAACTTCTTCTCGATCATTACGTATCTGCCCCGGGGGCCCAGGGTCACGCTTACCGCATCGGCCAGCTTGTCTACGCCCTTTTCAATGAGACGGCGGGCGTCCTCCGAAAACTTCAGATCCTTTGATGCCATATTATATTACTCCTTGATTATTCTATCACTCCGAGGATGTCTTCGGCCCGGAGAATGACGTATTCTTCACCCTCCACCTTGACCTCGGTGCCGGCATATTTTCCGTAAACTATTTTGTCACCGACCTTCACGTCTATGGGAACGATGGTCCCGTCGGAAAGGCGGGAGCCTTCTCCTATGGCGATGACCTCTGCCTCCACGGGCTTTTCCTTGGCTGTGTCGGGCAGGTAGATGCCGCCGGCGGTCTTTTCAGCCATGTCAAGAGTCTTGGCTATCACTCTGTCGCCTAAAGGTTTGAGCATATGCTCCTCCTGTTATCCATAAAAGGTATTAGCACTCTCGCTTGCCGAGTGCCAACTATATTTTACTACATTTCGCCCCGTCCCCGCAAGGCTCGCAAGGGGAGCGAAAATAATTTTCGTGAAAATTTTTCGCTCTATTGCATTTTTTCGGGATTTTAAGGTATAATCAAAGTAGGTAAGTTAATTAACGATACTTCAGGCAAGGATACCAAGTATGAAAAAATCTATCTTAATGCTTCTTTTGGCGATGCTGATGGCAGCGTCTATGGTGCTGTTTTGCGGCTGCGGCAGTGATGACAGCAGCTCCGACAGCTCTTCGTCCTCTTCCGATGACGAATACAATGCCGACGGTACTGCCAGCATGAGCTCGGGCGCTTCCGGCCCCGCTATGCCCACCATGCCCAGCACGCCCAGTTTGCCCACCATGCCCGGCGCTACCGGCGCCCCCGGCGCGGCCGCTGCTCCCGCAGCCCCCAAGGCAGCGGACACCATATCCTTCGACGAGGCCAAGACTGTCACCGTCCCCAAGCTGTTTACCAACAAGTCGGGTCAGTCCTACTACGTCTTCAAGTTTGCGGATGAAAGAGGCGCTATATATACCTGCAAGCTGCCCGAGGCAGAGGCCGACGGCAAGTGGAGCAAGGGAGGCTGGCTGGCCACCTTCAAGGCCTATATGCTGCCTTCTCAGGCTGCCGCCAACGAGCTGGCCGCTCTCACCACCAAGGAAAAGCTTTCGAGCTATCCCTTCCTGACTGCTGCCAACGCTTCCATGACAGTGCCCGGCTACGGTCTGCCCAAGACAGCCAGCACCGGCGTGTTTGTCATATCCCCCAGCAGAGGCGGCTCTATGAACGGTTTCGGCATCGGCACCGGTACAGGCACCATGGGTATGGGAATGTCCGGTATGTCCGGTATGGGCGGTATGATGCCTACTCCCACTATGCCCGGTATGTCCGGTATGGGCGGCGGCTATGACACCATGGGCGGTATGTCCATGCCTACGCCTACCATGCCTACTCCCTCTATGCCCGGTATGGGCGGCGGCTATGACACCATGGGCGGTATGTCCATGCCTACGCCTACCATGCCTACTCCCACCTTGCCCGGTATGGGCGGCGGAATGGGCGGCGGCTATGACATGGGCGGCGGAATGGGCGGTATGATGATGCCTACTCCCACTATGCCTACGCCGACTATGCCCGGTATGTATTATTAGTACCCTATGCCTGTTTACACATACAAGTGTGAGGAGTGCAAACGCAGGTTTGAGGTCCGTCAGTCCATGACAGATCCGGAGATAGAGGTCTGTCCCGACTGCGGAGGCAAGGTGCACAAGGTCATCGGCCAGACGGGAGTCATATTCAAGGGGTCGGGCTTTTACGTCAACGACAACGCCTGTCCCAAGGCCGACCTGGACAGCCACGACAGCCCATGTCATTCCTGTCCCCACGCTCACAAATGAATATCAAGCGCAGTTCTCACAGAGAGAGCTGCGTTTTTTTTTGGAGATCATCATGAAAAAGACAGTGTTTTGGGTCCTGGCTCTTGTGGCGCTCTGCGCCCTGGCGGCGGCAGCCGCCCCGGAGAGCGAAGGCGGCGCCGAGGACACAGCGGCAGCCCTGACCGCCAATGAGAAGGGCGGCATGGCCTATGAGATAAAGTATATCAAGGACCGCAAGGCGGGCAAATACTCCATAGACCTGAGATACCCCCTGCTGAAGTCGGAGGCCGGCTTTGCAGCGGCTGCCAACAAGGACATAAAGGAGAGCTATGACAGCTTTGCCAAGGGCTTTCGCGAGATCCTGGGCGAGGTGGACTACGGCCCCGAGATGGAGATGGAGCTGACGGCGGAGCCCACGGTGACTCTCAACAGGGCCGGCGCTTTTTCGGTCCGGAGCCTGGTCTATTCCTACACCGGCGGGGCCCATCCCAACACGGTGACCTACTGCGGCAGCTTCATAGACGGCGTCTCAAAGCCTCTCCGGTTCGCAGATCTCTTCAGGCCCGACGCCAAAAAGGATATAGTGGCCCTGCTCAAGACGCCTCTGGATGAGGAACGCAGGGAGAGGATAGGCGATCCGGACCTGCCGGACGAAGAAAAGCAGGTGGATCCCGAATACATAGAGGGCTGCATAGACAGCTTTGTCCTGACTCCCACGGGCGTCAACTGGATATTTGATCCCTACGCCATAGGCTCCTATGCCGAGGGGCGCTATGAGGCCCTGCTGAGCTGGACCGAGCTGAAGCCCTATTTCAAGCCAAACAAAGTGATCGCAGGCCTCACTGCCGACTTTGAGAGCAAGGTGCGGGTGAAGGGCTCCGTCCATCTGCTCTACGAATACGGGCTGCCTGCCGGGGCCAAACTGAAGGCCGGCATCATGGACATGAAAAAAGCCCGGGCTGCCGCCGCAGAAGACGATATCGAAGCCTGTTTTCAGCTGTTTGAGCTGCCTCTTGACTGGGGGCAGGTCCAGTATTTCGACCTGCTCTTTGACGAGGCGGACAAGAAAAACGCGGAGGGCTATGAGTTCGCTGTGTGTGTCGTATACGACGGGGCTCAGGGTGAATTTGTCCGGGTGCAGTGCCCCGCCTCGGGCCTGCTGGACAGCCCCGTGGAGCTGAACAAAAAGCAGGTCAGGGACTCCTCCCTGGCTCCGGACTACACCAAGGAATGGAACTATCTGGTGTATGAGTGCAAGGCCGTGTACGTGGAGAACATCAAGCTGGGCAGCGATCCCTACGTGGAGGTGCGCCTCATGGACGGCGACAGGATACTCCGCAAGCAGTTTACCAAGGAATATCTGTTCAACCCGGCGGAGATAGCCGTGTGCTTTGACGCCCGGGACCTGGAGAACGGCCGGGACTACAGTCTGAAGGTGCTCCTGCGCAACGAAAAGGGCACCCTGTTTGAGTCGGAGCCCCTGGAGTTTCGCCGGGACGACTGGACCACTCTGCCCGAGGATATCAGGCTCATACGGAAATAGGCATGACGGAAGAGCTCTTTTGCTATGACGGCAGGACGGTCCGGGTCACGGACCCGGACGGCTGCGCTGTCACCGGCGAGGCGGAGCATTTTTCCGCCGATTACGGCCTCCACGAATACGGCAGGGACGAAGAAGGTCTGCAGGTGGGGGAATACGTCTTTTTTGCCGGGGATATAGAGGAGATAGAGCTGCTGCCCTCCTTTGAGGAGCTGTCGGCGGCGCTGCCTCCCGGGCGCTACAGGCACGACGACAGCCGCAGCCGCGCCGATCTGGGCGTTTGCCGGGTGCTGGGTATAGCCAGACACTCCGTGACCGGCGAGCCGCTGGTGGTGTGCATCGACGAGGCGGGAGACCTCACGGCTTCTCCCGGCAGCGAATGGCTGGACGGGGGGACGCTGCTCTGCGAAAAGGCGGACTGAACACAAAACAATGCGGGGCTTCACTCAGGTGAAGCCCCGCTCTTTTGGGCGTGTCTATAGCTCTTTGCCTGTGAGCAGCCTGTAGCACTCTCTGTATTTCTCCGAGGCCACCTGCCGCACTTCTGCCGGCAGCTCCGGTCCCGGATATTCCTTGTTCCAGTCCAGGGTCTCCAGATAGTCCCGCACGTATTGCTTGTCATAGCTGGGCTGCCCCTGTCCCTTGCGGTAGAGGGAGGCGTCCCAGAAGCGGGAGGAGTCGGGGGTGAGCATCTCGTCTATGACTATGAGGCTGCCCTCATACATGCCGAACTCGAACTTGGTGTCGCAGATGATGACGCCTCTTTCGGCGGCGTAGTCCCGGGCTCTCTCGTATATGGCTATGCTGGCCTTTTTCAGGGCCTCGCCTATCTCCGGGCCCACTATGCGGCAGCATTCCTCATGGGTGATGTTCATATCGTGGCCTTCTGCCGCCTTGGTGGAGGGGGTGAAGCAGGGGGTGGGGAGCATCTCGGACTCCAGCAGCCCCGCGGGCACCTGTTCTCCGAAGAGGGTCACCTGTCCGCCGTCGGGGGTGAGGCTGCGGTATTCCTTCCAGGCGCTGCCTGCCAGATAGCCTCTCACTATGCATTCCACGGGCTGGGGCTGAGCCTTGACCGTGATGATGCTCCTGCCGTCCAGCATGTCTCTGCAGGCCTCGGGGTCCTCGGCTCCCGCCCGGCCTATCCTCTCGAGGATGTTGTCGATGTCGGCGGTGATGATGTGGTTGGGGATGATATCCCGCATCATGTCGAACCAAAACAGGGATATCTGCGTCAGCACCTTGCCCTTGTCCTCTATGCCGCAGGGAAGGATGACGTCAAAGGCGGATATACGGTCGGTGGCTATCATCAGGAGACTGTCTCCCAGATCGTATATCTCTCTCACCTTGCCGGAGGAATGCTTCCGGAGCCCCTTTATATCGCACTCAGTAACTGTCATAAGATACACCTCGCTCTCTCTTTACTCTATTATTATAAGGCTTTTTCCCGCCTCTGTCAACACGGCCCTTTGCAACGGCCGCCGCTTTTGTAGTAAAATATAAGTGACAGAAAAAGGAGACAAGACATGTCAGACACCCATCACATGAAAGACTCTCTGGTCCGCATCTGCGGGCTGGTCAACGAATACGTCAGCAATTGCCCCTACATACTCAGCCACAGCCTTCCCGAGATCACCTCGGGCCTGCTGGCCTATCTCATGAGGCCCGGCAAGAAGGTGCGCCCCGCGGTGCTCATCTGGTCCTATCTGGCCTGCGGAGGCAGCCCGGAGCATCTGGACAGGGCGCTGCCCATAGCCTGCGGTCTGGAGCTGACCCACACCTGGACCCTGATCCACGACGACATCATAGACTGCGACCCCACCCGCAGGGGAGGGCCCAGCATGCACGTCATAGGGCAGCAGCTGGCCCGGGACCGCTTCGGTGTCCGGGAGCCGGCGGCGGCAGCCAAATACGGGGAGACCTACTCCATACTCATAGGCGACACCATGCACGCCATCTCCGTGGCCATGATGCTGGACTCCGTCAAGGCGGGAGTCTCCCCCGACACGGCGGCGGAATGCGTCCGCTATCTCCAGGGGGAGACCATGAGGCTGCTCATAGAAGGGGAGCTGCTGGACGTGAACTTTGAATACATGGAGCCCGAAGAGGTGGACTGTGACATGATCATCAGGATGATAGAGGGCAAGACCAGCTCTCTGCTCTCCTACAGCGCCCTGGCGGGAGCCATGCTGGGAGCCGATTCACCCGACACCGAAAGGCCTGCGGCCAGAGCTCTGAAGGAGTTTGCCTTCAGCTGCGGCACAGCCTTTCAGCTGAAGGACGACATACTGGGCCTCACCGCCGACGAGGCTCAGCTGGGCAAGCCCGTGGGCTCCGACCTGAGGGAGGGCAAGAAGACCTATCCCATATACCTGGCCCTCTCCCGGTTTGGCAGCAGGGAAAAGGCGGAGTTCCTCCGGGCCTACGGCAATCCCTCCGCTTCTCCGGAGGAGCTGCAGAGAGCCGCCGCCATGATAGAGGAGTGCGGCGCCCTGAGAGACACGGAGGAGCTGGCGGTGAGTCTGGTGGCCCGGGCGCGGCCTCTGCTCAGCGCCGTGGAGGACTCCCGCTACAAGGAATATATACTGGAATGGGGCGACTACATGGTGAGCCGGGCCAAGTGACTCCGGCTTGACTTTTGGCCTATATAATATTATAATAATAGTGACAATAATCAGCAGCGCGCTGCTCAAATAGAGGTGTTTTTTATG
This genomic window from Abditibacteriota bacterium contains:
- a CDS encoding DUF3795 domain-containing protein encodes the protein MNKFIACCGLDCKKCDAYIATKNNDDELRRKTAEEWSRMNNVTILPEYINCEGCRTEGVKFHYCSELCPIRKCAMEKQLPTCGSCAELESCSKAAMVIANNDEALRNLKGG
- a CDS encoding polyprenyl synthetase family protein; the protein is MSDTHHMKDSLVRICGLVNEYVSNCPYILSHSLPEITSGLLAYLMRPGKKVRPAVLIWSYLACGGSPEHLDRALPIACGLELTHTWTLIHDDIIDCDPTRRGGPSMHVIGQQLARDRFGVREPAAAAKYGETYSILIGDTMHAISVAMMLDSVKAGVSPDTAAECVRYLQGETMRLLIEGELLDVNFEYMEPEEVDCDMIIRMIEGKTSSLLSYSALAGAMLGADSPDTERPAARALKEFAFSCGTAFQLKDDILGLTADEAQLGKPVGSDLREGKKTYPIYLALSRFGSREKAEFLRAYGNPSASPEELQRAAAMIEECGALRDTEELAVSLVARARPLLSAVEDSRYKEYILEWGDYMVSRAK
- the groES gene encoding co-chaperone GroES; the encoded protein is MLKPLGDRVIAKTLDMAEKTAGGIYLPDTAKEKPVEAEVIAIGEGSRLSDGTIVPIDVKVGDKIVYGKYAGTEVKVEGEEYVILRAEDILGVIE
- a CDS encoding phosphoribosylaminoimidazolesuccinocarboxamide synthase, with translation MTVTECDIKGLRKHSSGKVREIYDLGDSLLMIATDRISAFDVILPCGIEDKGKVLTQISLFWFDMMRDIIPNHIITADIDNILERIGRAGAEDPEACRDMLDGRSIITVKAQPQPVECIVRGYLAGSAWKEYRSLTPDGGQVTLFGEQVPAGLLESEMLPTPCFTPSTKAAEGHDMNITHEECCRIVGPEIGEALKKASIAIYERARDYAAERGVIICDTKFEFGMYEGSLIVIDEMLTPDSSRFWDASLYRKGQGQPSYDKQYVRDYLETLDWNKEYPGPELPAEVRQVASEKYRECYRLLTGKEL
- a CDS encoding DUF3298 and DUF4163 domain-containing protein, with translation MKKTVFWVLALVALCALAAAAAPESEGGAEDTAAALTANEKGGMAYEIKYIKDRKAGKYSIDLRYPLLKSEAGFAAAANKDIKESYDSFAKGFREILGEVDYGPEMEMELTAEPTVTLNRAGAFSVRSLVYSYTGGAHPNTVTYCGSFIDGVSKPLRFADLFRPDAKKDIVALLKTPLDEERRERIGDPDLPDEEKQVDPEYIEGCIDSFVLTPTGVNWIFDPYAIGSYAEGRYEALLSWTELKPYFKPNKVIAGLTADFESKVRVKGSVHLLYEYGLPAGAKLKAGIMDMKKARAAAAEDDIEACFQLFELPLDWGQVQYFDLLFDEADKKNAEGYEFAVCVVYDGAQGEFVRVQCPASGLLDSPVELNKKQVRDSSLAPDYTKEWNYLVYECKAVYVENIKLGSDPYVEVRLMDGDRILRKQFTKEYLFNPAEIAVCFDARDLENGRDYSLKVLLRNEKGTLFESEPLEFRRDDWTTLPEDIRLIRK
- the groL gene encoding chaperonin GroEL (60 kDa chaperone family; promotes refolding of misfolded polypeptides especially under stressful conditions; forms two stacked rings of heptamers to form a barrel-shaped 14mer; ends can be capped by GroES; misfolded proteins enter the barrel where they are refolded when GroES binds), with product MASKDLKFSEDARRLIEKGVDKLADAVSVTLGPRGRYVMIEKKFGSPLIINDGVTIAKEIEVEDRFENVGAQLVREVSSKTNDVAGDGTTTATVLAQAIIREGFKNVAAGTNPMAIKRGIEKATAAVVEAIKAQAVEVTDRSSIEQVAAISANSEEIGKIVADAMDKVGNDGVITVEESKGTETTMDWVEGMQFDKGYISPYMVTDAERMEAVMEEPFILLFEKKISAVNDILPILEKIVQMGRPLVIIAEDVDGEALAALVVNKLRGTLNVAAVKAPGFGDRRKAMMEDIAILTGGQFITEDLGMKLESLDISMLGRAKSVKITKDKTTIIEGAGDSSAVKGRISQIQGEYDRSTSNYDREKLQERKAKLAGGVAVIKVGASTETELKEKKSRIEDALAATKAAALEGIVPGGGVTMLNAESALDAIELDRDEMIGVNIVRKALEAPLRKIVENAGLEGSVIINKIKSFDDKNMGFDAAKCEYVNMIDSGIIDPTKVVRTTLENAASIAALLLTTECVITEIPEPVPPMPAGGMGGGMGMPGGMGGMM
- a CDS encoding DUF3842 family protein: MNILIIDAQGGGIGRQLIAAVREALPEARITAVGTNSAATANMLRAGAHEAATGENPVTVCCARADVIAGPAGIIMADAMLGEITPRMALAVAQSRAQKVLLPFNQCGTVIVGVTEKSMGALVQSAADEIKRLAEKIVDKNRPSGI
- a CDS encoding FmdB family transcriptional regulator, yielding MPVYTYKCEECKRRFEVRQSMTDPEIEVCPDCGGKVHKVIGQTGVIFKGSGFYVNDNACPKADLDSHDSPCHSCPHAHK
- a CDS encoding GNAT family N-acetyltransferase; translation: MKVRELTAEDTEGIRQMSRMATDIVREYYDPLIGKEQNDYMLARFQSEAAIAKQLAEGYRYFFALDGDRQVGFFAIYPRGSAMYLSKFYLYRQERRRGYGRQIIGFIAVEARKQGLTAIELNVNKRNESRFAYERMGFEILRPEKIDIGGGFFMDDYVYRLELE